From one Paeniglutamicibacter psychrophenolicus genomic stretch:
- a CDS encoding energy-coupling factor ABC transporter ATP-binding protein — MIRFNNAGLILPADDPTQQGRTVLEPCTLELAERRIAVIGANGSGKSTLLRMLNGLVSPSTGSVAVHGFDTVRQAKSVRQRVGFLFTDPLSQLVMPIVSEDVELSLKASHKDRGARAAAALHALAALGLEHLAQRSIYDLSGGERQLVALCSVLAAGQDILVADEPTTLLDLANNELLQATLGSLDQQVIYATHDLDFAAAADRALVVAGGKIAFDGPAHEAVAAYRWLVRHGSLAS; from the coding sequence GTGATCCGATTCAACAATGCCGGGCTGATCCTGCCCGCCGACGACCCTACGCAACAGGGGCGCACCGTCCTGGAACCGTGCACCCTGGAACTCGCCGAGCGGCGCATCGCCGTGATCGGTGCCAACGGGTCGGGAAAATCCACGCTGCTGCGCATGCTCAACGGGCTGGTGTCCCCCTCGACCGGTTCGGTTGCCGTCCACGGCTTCGACACCGTGCGCCAGGCCAAGTCCGTGCGGCAGCGCGTGGGCTTCCTGTTCACCGACCCGCTCTCGCAGCTGGTGATGCCCATCGTCTCCGAGGACGTCGAACTTTCGCTCAAGGCCAGCCACAAGGACCGCGGCGCCAGGGCCGCCGCCGCCCTTCATGCACTGGCAGCGCTGGGACTGGAGCACCTGGCCCAGCGCAGCATCTACGACCTCTCCGGGGGCGAGCGGCAACTGGTGGCCCTGTGCAGCGTGCTGGCCGCCGGACAGGACATCCTGGTTGCCGATGAACCGACCACCCTGCTGGATCTGGCCAACAACGAACTGCTCCAGGCGACGCTGGGCTCCCTGGACCAGCAGGTCATCTACGCGACCCACGACCTGGACTTCGCAGCGGCCGCCGACCGCGCGCTGGTGGTCGCCGGAGGGAAGATTGCCTTCGACGGCCCGGCCCACGAGGCCGTGGCCGCCTACCGCTGGCTGGTCCGGCACGGAAGCCTGGCCTCGTGA
- a CDS encoding CbiQ family ECF transporter T component, with amino-acid sequence MSASHQMLLGHYLPGRSIVHRAPLAAKYLVVLAMGTAVLLWRIPAVGLGTLALGVGLFALAGPRVLRAWAAPLRQLWWIFAILGIHQSIINSPVFALTLVSGMLAVIQCGRLVLLTTTQATLLDGLERAASPVRLLGGNPATIALAVALMLRSIPAIATSVQDLSDAAKARGIGRNPATLAAPVVINTVAYAQRTADALAARGIMERN; translated from the coding sequence GTGAGCGCCTCGCACCAGATGCTGCTGGGCCACTACCTGCCCGGACGCAGCATCGTGCACCGGGCGCCGCTGGCCGCCAAGTACCTGGTGGTGCTGGCAATGGGGACCGCGGTGCTGCTCTGGCGCATCCCCGCCGTGGGCCTCGGCACCCTGGCGCTGGGCGTGGGCCTCTTCGCCCTGGCCGGACCCCGGGTGCTGCGCGCCTGGGCCGCCCCGCTGCGCCAATTGTGGTGGATCTTCGCGATCCTGGGCATCCACCAGTCGATCATCAACTCCCCGGTCTTCGCCCTGACCCTCGTGTCCGGGATGCTCGCGGTGATCCAGTGCGGGCGCCTGGTGCTGCTGACCACCACCCAGGCGACCCTGCTCGACGGGTTGGAGCGCGCGGCCTCCCCGGTGCGGTTGCTCGGCGGGAACCCCGCCACCATCGCCCTGGCCGTGGCCCTGATGCTGCGCAGCATCCCGGCGATCGCCACCTCGGTGCAAGACCTTTCCGATGCGGCCAAGGCCCGCGGGATCGGGCGCAACCCCGCGACCCTGGCCGCCCCGGTGGTCATCAACACCGTCGCCTACGCCCAGCGCACCGCCGACGCCCTGGCCGCCCGCGGCATCATGGAGCGCAACTAG
- a CDS encoding TetR/AcrR family transcriptional regulator, which translates to MPTVKSSRDYDSSSRRAAAQKTREAILDAAQKLLLARGYPGTTIARIAADARVSVETIYKSFGGKSGLVRAIYERGLRGSGPVAAFDRSDDMRTNATDAQSLMRAWGELTAEVAESLTPILLLVRSAAATDANMAELQEQSNAERLQRMEHNARFLQERGYLRGEVGLEEAVDVMWLHSSPELYELLVLHRGWSTARFARYVAQSMASALVRPAPGGD; encoded by the coding sequence ATGCCCACAGTCAAGAGCTCCCGCGACTACGATTCCTCCTCCCGGCGCGCGGCCGCGCAAAAGACCCGGGAAGCGATCCTCGATGCTGCGCAGAAGCTGCTTCTGGCCCGCGGATACCCGGGCACCACCATCGCCCGGATCGCCGCCGACGCACGGGTTTCGGTCGAGACCATCTACAAGTCCTTCGGGGGCAAGTCCGGGCTGGTTCGGGCCATCTACGAACGCGGGCTGCGAGGCAGCGGCCCCGTGGCCGCCTTCGACCGCTCCGATGACATGCGCACGAACGCCACCGACGCTCAGTCCCTGATGCGCGCCTGGGGAGAGCTCACCGCAGAGGTCGCCGAATCCCTGACCCCGATCCTGCTGCTGGTGCGCTCCGCCGCGGCCACCGATGCCAACATGGCGGAGCTCCAGGAGCAATCCAACGCCGAGCGCCTTCAACGGATGGAGCACAATGCCCGCTTCCTGCAGGAACGCGGGTATCTCCGCGGGGAAGTGGGCCTCGAAGAGGCCGTCGATGTCATGTGGCTGCACAGCTCCCCGGAGCTCTACGAATTGTTGGTGCTCCACCGCGGCTGGAGCACCGCGCGCTTCGCCCGCTATGTGGCGCAGTCCATGGCGAGCGCACTCGTGCGTCCGGCTCCGGGCGGAGACTGA
- a CDS encoding biotin transporter BioY produces the protein MSTANPRLEAQTPARIGARDLALVSVFAALIAVLTLVPAVPVGALGVPITLQTMGVALTAMILGSKRGGSAVGLYLVVGLAGVPIFAKFSGGLGSLAAPSAGYLLSFPIAALVTGALATLVLRKVHRKRRFAWLFLSGLAGSILIVHPLGILGMSLNAQIPLGQAFILDMAYWPGDVVKNLLAAAIAVSVFKAFPGFARRRFQA, from the coding sequence ATGAGCACCGCCAACCCGCGCCTCGAGGCGCAGACCCCCGCCCGGATCGGCGCCCGCGACCTCGCCCTGGTCTCCGTCTTCGCCGCACTCATCGCGGTACTCACCCTGGTTCCGGCCGTGCCGGTGGGCGCCCTGGGCGTCCCGATCACCCTGCAGACCATGGGCGTGGCGCTCACCGCCATGATCCTGGGTTCGAAGCGCGGCGGATCGGCCGTCGGCCTCTACCTGGTGGTGGGCCTGGCCGGGGTGCCGATCTTCGCCAAGTTCTCCGGCGGCCTGGGCTCGCTGGCGGCCCCGAGCGCCGGCTACCTGCTCTCCTTCCCGATCGCCGCCCTGGTGACCGGCGCACTGGCCACGCTCGTGCTGCGCAAGGTCCACCGCAAGCGCCGCTTCGCCTGGCTGTTCCTGTCCGGGCTGGCCGGCTCGATCCTCATCGTGCACCCGCTGGGCATCCTGGGCATGAGCCTGAACGCCCAGATCCCGCTGGGCCAGGCCTTCATCCTGGACATGGCCTACTGGCCGGGGGACGTGGTGAAGAACCTGCTGGCCGCGGCCATCGCCGTGAGCGTCTTCAAGGCCTTCCCGGGCTTCGCCCGACGCCGCTTCCAGGCCTAG
- the cls gene encoding cardiolipin synthase has translation MSELDIWALALGTGHVALGLLAAILVSRNRKPAEAIAWVMAIVFVPFVGAAAFLLIGFGRLPAHRRAKQREVNELILERTRGPWLTSHEPDWPAWLAPATELNKALGALPMVGGNEITLNDDYAGTIAQMALAIDAARHRVHVQFYIGVHDEATAPFFEALARARGRGVEVRVLLDHVASLMYPRRKETAAFLESIGAQVHHMLPLRPWRGQWQRPDLRNHRKLLAIDSSIGFTGSMNLIEPRYHKAKNIRRGLSWHELMMRIEGPAVRELDAVFITDWYSETGQLLELDTTAIELEDATELIDAQVLPSGPSFENDNSLKLFTMMIHQATKRVSITSPYFVPDESILLAILTTAARGVPVELFVSEIGDQAMVYHAQRSYYEALLRAGVRIYLYRAPKVLHAKHFSIDDEVAVIGSSNMDMRSFSLNMEISVLLHGPELLADLLAVEDRYRENSRELELGPWLARPLRERALDNLARLTSMLQ, from the coding sequence ATGAGCGAGCTTGACATCTGGGCTCTGGCCCTGGGAACCGGGCACGTTGCGCTGGGCCTGCTGGCGGCGATCCTGGTCTCGCGCAACCGCAAGCCCGCCGAGGCCATCGCCTGGGTCATGGCGATCGTGTTCGTCCCCTTCGTGGGCGCGGCCGCATTCCTGCTCATCGGCTTCGGCCGCCTGCCGGCACACCGCCGGGCCAAGCAACGCGAGGTCAACGAGCTGATCCTCGAACGCACGCGCGGACCCTGGCTGACCAGCCACGAACCGGACTGGCCCGCCTGGCTGGCCCCGGCCACCGAGCTGAACAAGGCCCTGGGCGCGCTGCCGATGGTGGGCGGGAACGAGATCACGCTCAACGACGACTATGCCGGCACGATCGCGCAGATGGCGCTGGCCATCGATGCGGCCCGGCACCGGGTGCACGTGCAGTTCTACATCGGGGTGCACGACGAGGCGACGGCGCCCTTCTTCGAGGCCCTGGCCCGGGCGCGCGGGCGCGGGGTCGAGGTCAGGGTGCTGCTGGACCACGTGGCCTCGCTGATGTACCCGCGGCGGAAGGAAACCGCCGCGTTCCTGGAATCCATCGGCGCGCAGGTCCACCACATGCTGCCGCTGCGTCCCTGGCGCGGACAGTGGCAGCGACCGGATTTGCGCAACCACCGCAAGCTGTTGGCCATCGATTCCTCCATTGGCTTCACCGGTTCGATGAACCTGATCGAGCCGCGATACCACAAGGCCAAGAACATCCGGCGCGGCCTGTCCTGGCACGAACTGATGATGCGCATCGAGGGCCCGGCGGTGCGCGAGCTCGACGCGGTGTTCATCACCGACTGGTACTCCGAGACCGGGCAGCTGCTGGAACTGGACACCACCGCCATCGAGCTGGAGGACGCCACCGAGCTCATCGACGCGCAGGTGCTGCCCAGCGGGCCGAGCTTCGAGAACGACAACAGCCTCAAGCTCTTCACCATGATGATCCACCAGGCCACCAAGCGGGTCTCCATCACCAGTCCCTATTTCGTGCCGGATGAGTCGATCCTGTTGGCGATCCTCACCACCGCCGCGCGCGGGGTGCCGGTGGAGCTGTTCGTCTCGGAGATCGGCGACCAGGCGATGGTCTATCACGCGCAGCGTTCCTACTACGAGGCGCTGCTGCGGGCGGGGGTGCGGATCTACCTGTACCGCGCACCCAAGGTGCTGCACGCCAAGCACTTCTCCATCGACGACGAGGTCGCTGTCATCGGGTCCTCGAACATGGACATGCGTTCGTTCTCGTTGAACATGGAGATCTCGGTGCTGCTGCACGGCCCCGAGCTGCTGGCGGACCTGCTTGCGGTGGAGGACAGGTACCGCGAAAATTCGCGGGAGCTTGAGCTCGGGCCGTGGCTTGCCCGGCCGTTGCGCGAGCGCGCGCTGGACAACCTGGCGCGGCTGACCTCGATGCTGCAGTGA
- the ypfJ gene encoding KPN_02809 family neutral zinc metallopeptidase encodes MSFNDDAKLDSGRIRDSRGRGRGGKIAAGGGGIIVVLIAAILGINPDMLAQLGIGAGPGTEQGTTQNGPAAIEGCKTGADANARTDCRILATTQSLDSFWLDYLPQYNVAVERPGVQLFDGQVDTACGTASSAVGPFYCPGDRVAYFDTGFFAELSTNYGADGGPLAEEYVVAHEYGHHIQNTIGTLAASRQGGTGATSGSVRVELQADCFAGMWAAHAATTKDAEGNTFMQPIRKADLQSALSAASAVGDDRIQEAASGRVNPQVWTHGSSAQRQVWFLQGYATGDINKCDTLSARNLDKPGA; translated from the coding sequence ATGAGCTTCAACGACGACGCGAAACTTGACTCCGGACGCATCAGGGACTCGCGCGGCCGCGGCCGCGGAGGGAAGATCGCAGCCGGCGGCGGCGGGATCATCGTGGTGCTGATCGCAGCAATCCTCGGCATCAACCCGGACATGCTCGCCCAGCTTGGCATCGGCGCCGGCCCGGGCACCGAACAGGGAACCACGCAGAACGGGCCCGCGGCCATCGAGGGCTGCAAGACCGGGGCCGACGCCAACGCGCGCACCGACTGCCGAATTCTGGCCACCACCCAGTCGCTGGACAGCTTCTGGCTCGACTACCTCCCGCAATACAACGTGGCGGTGGAACGGCCGGGTGTGCAGCTCTTTGACGGGCAGGTGGACACCGCTTGCGGCACCGCCAGCAGCGCCGTGGGACCGTTCTACTGCCCCGGGGACCGCGTTGCATACTTCGACACCGGGTTCTTCGCCGAGCTGAGCACCAACTACGGTGCCGACGGCGGACCGCTGGCCGAGGAGTACGTGGTCGCCCACGAGTACGGGCACCACATCCAGAACACCATCGGCACCCTGGCCGCCTCCCGGCAGGGCGGCACCGGGGCCACCTCCGGATCGGTGCGCGTGGAACTGCAGGCCGACTGCTTCGCCGGAATGTGGGCGGCCCACGCCGCCACCACGAAGGATGCCGAGGGCAACACCTTCATGCAGCCGATCCGCAAGGCCGACCTGCAGTCCGCGCTGTCCGCCGCCTCGGCGGTGGGCGACGACCGCATCCAGGAAGCCGCCTCCGGGCGCGTGAACCCCCAGGTCTGGACCCATGGTTCCTCGGCCCAGCGCCAGGTCTGGTTCCTGCAGGGCTACGCCACCGGGGACATCAACAAGTGCGACACCCTCTCGGCACGCAACCTGGACAAGCCCGGCGCGTAG
- a CDS encoding nuclear transport factor 2 family protein, which yields MGIFGSILRIGYTILYQIGVPMVDPPVPSPAALLARLVGAVNAHDLDALVACFAPGYRNDTPVHPARGFTGAGQVRSNWHRLFAGIPDLKARVLDQSIDGESAWTEWEIGGTRLDGTRALMRGVMIFTVCDGQFAGVRFYLEPVEEGGGDVDAAIGETTGAARPAPEIGMP from the coding sequence GTGGGCATTTTTGGTTCCATACTTCGTATTGGTTACACCATACTGTATCAAATTGGAGTTCCGATGGTCGACCCTCCGGTCCCTTCCCCTGCGGCGTTGCTGGCCCGTCTGGTTGGCGCCGTCAACGCCCACGATCTTGACGCCCTCGTGGCCTGCTTCGCGCCCGGCTACCGCAACGACACTCCCGTGCATCCAGCGCGCGGTTTCACCGGGGCCGGTCAGGTCCGGAGCAATTGGCACCGGTTGTTCGCCGGGATCCCGGACCTGAAGGCCCGGGTTCTCGACCAATCCATCGACGGCGAAAGTGCCTGGACCGAGTGGGAGATCGGTGGCACCCGCCTCGACGGCACCCGGGCGCTGATGCGCGGGGTGATGATATTCACCGTCTGCGATGGGCAATTTGCCGGCGTGCGATTCTATCTGGAGCCGGTGGAGGAAGGCGGCGGCGACGTCGATGCAGCTATCGGGGAAACAACGGGCGCCGCACGGCCGGCGCCGGAAATAGGCATGCCATGA
- a CDS encoding AI-2E family transporter, with translation MRPTFRSGFVVTLGVLAALGVGAALISLTYVLTLVFVALFVALGLDPVVRKLEKMGLSRVKALLCVVAVLLVFAVLVLALVIPLLVTEGRKLLVSLPSSLEGVESQGWFIELNGSLGGALVPGVDWLQRTVADPAVWLAVGNGALKAGFGVANGVFGVLFVTMLTMYFVIGLEALKNGLYDLVPASRRERVRELGEEIAGSVGSYLSGMAILAAFNATFTFVLLTVLKVPFAAVLGVLALPITMIPLVGSVISTAIVTVVTLFHSPGTALAVLVVMLAYMQVEAYVLTPRVVGKAIRIPASMVLIGAMAGGTLAGLLGALVACPASAAILLILKKVVVPAQAER, from the coding sequence ATGAGACCCACCTTCCGGTCGGGGTTTGTCGTAACCCTGGGAGTACTTGCCGCGCTCGGGGTGGGTGCTGCACTGATCTCCCTGACATACGTCCTGACGCTGGTGTTTGTGGCGTTGTTTGTGGCCCTGGGCCTGGACCCGGTGGTCAGAAAGCTTGAGAAAATGGGCCTGAGCCGCGTCAAGGCGCTGCTGTGCGTGGTCGCCGTCTTACTGGTCTTTGCCGTCCTGGTGCTGGCCCTGGTGATCCCCCTGTTGGTCACCGAGGGCCGAAAGCTGCTGGTCTCCTTGCCCTCGAGTCTGGAAGGCGTCGAATCCCAGGGATGGTTCATCGAGCTCAACGGATCCCTCGGCGGGGCGCTGGTTCCCGGCGTTGACTGGCTGCAGCGCACCGTGGCCGACCCGGCAGTGTGGCTGGCGGTGGGCAACGGCGCCCTGAAGGCCGGCTTCGGGGTCGCCAACGGCGTCTTCGGGGTGCTCTTCGTGACCATGCTGACGATGTACTTCGTCATCGGCCTCGAGGCACTCAAGAACGGCCTTTACGACCTGGTACCGGCGTCCCGGCGCGAACGGGTGCGGGAGCTTGGCGAGGAGATCGCGGGCTCCGTCGGAAGCTACCTGAGCGGAATGGCGATCCTGGCGGCCTTCAACGCGACGTTCACCTTCGTGCTGCTGACCGTGCTGAAGGTCCCCTTTGCCGCGGTGCTCGGCGTGCTGGCCCTGCCGATCACGATGATCCCGCTGGTGGGCTCGGTCATCAGCACCGCCATCGTCACGGTGGTCACGCTTTTCCACTCCCCTGGCACCGCGCTGGCGGTGCTGGTCGTGATGCTCGCCTACATGCAGGTCGAGGCCTACGTGTTGACCCCGCGCGTGGTGGGCAAGGCCATCCGCATCCCCGCTTCCATGGTGCTGATCGGTGCGATGGCAGGCGGGACCCTGGCGGGGCTGCTGGGCGCGCTTGTCGCCTGCCCGGCCTCCGCCGCGATCCTGTTGATCCTCAAGAAGGTCGTCGTCCCGGCCCAGGCCGAGCGATGA
- a CDS encoding SDR family oxidoreductase, translating into MILLIGGTGQLGGLIARRLLLRGEEVRVLVRDPSAPAARALVEAGARLVPGDLTDPASLRAACESVQGIITTANSMSRGLPDTIDSVDQHGNANLIDAATGAGVGRFVFISALGADPHHPMPLLQAKGETEQRLRQGTLDWTVLQPDFYMDMLPMAVIGAPALSGGTVTLVGEGRRRHSIIAMKDVAGYAVAAFARPESIGRVLRLGGPEAVSWRDVLDSFERHLGREVPVRFVAPGQPLPGQPEMVSGLLALLETYDSALDTRALARSHGVVPTTLDGFVRGAVEAARGHGVR; encoded by the coding sequence ATGATTCTTCTCATCGGGGGCACCGGCCAGCTTGGCGGGCTCATTGCGCGGCGCCTTTTGCTCCGCGGCGAAGAGGTGCGGGTGCTGGTGCGCGACCCGTCAGCGCCCGCGGCCCGCGCACTGGTCGAGGCCGGCGCCCGCCTCGTTCCCGGGGACCTGACGGACCCCGCATCCCTGCGGGCAGCCTGCGAATCGGTCCAGGGGATCATCACGACCGCGAACTCGATGTCCCGCGGCCTCCCGGACACCATCGACTCGGTCGATCAACACGGCAACGCGAACCTCATCGACGCCGCGACCGGAGCGGGCGTGGGTCGCTTCGTGTTCATCTCCGCACTCGGCGCCGATCCGCACCATCCGATGCCGCTGCTGCAGGCCAAGGGGGAAACCGAGCAGCGCCTTCGGCAAGGCACCCTGGACTGGACCGTCCTGCAACCGGACTTCTACATGGACATGCTGCCGATGGCAGTGATCGGCGCCCCGGCACTGTCCGGCGGAACCGTCACGCTGGTGGGAGAAGGCCGGCGGCGGCACTCGATCATCGCAATGAAAGACGTCGCCGGGTACGCCGTTGCGGCCTTCGCCCGACCCGAGTCCATCGGCCGGGTACTGCGGCTCGGCGGTCCCGAGGCGGTGTCGTGGCGCGATGTCCTTGACTCGTTCGAGCGGCACCTGGGCCGGGAAGTGCCGGTGCGCTTTGTTGCTCCGGGGCAACCGCTTCCGGGGCAGCCCGAGATGGTTTCCGGATTGCTGGCGTTGCTGGAGACCTACGATTCCGCGCTGGATACACGTGCGTTGGCGCGCAGCCATGGGGTGGTTCCAACGACCCTGGACGGATTCGTGCGCGGCGCCGTCGAGGCGGCGCGTGGGCACGGCGTCCGGTGA
- the sufD gene encoding Fe-S cluster assembly protein SufD gives MTDTATHLTGEKARIGAPSIAGFTEEGENLSPLNAAASPIGGDASKAHSHGGGAGIPDSSRAGRKTSYNVEDFPVLTGREEDFRFTPLKRMGGLHKNELTGVAPALTVEGANVSTLETVAMTDARVGSAGIPEDRISANAWKHAAEAKIVTIPANSTGEQVTLTYTGTSLEAAASHMVVIAEANSESVVVIDHVGSAVLAQNIEFDVRQGAKLTVISLQAWAEDAIHASSHLAKVGKDAHLKHVAVTYGGNLVRMTPSAHFDGEGGEVELFGLYFADAGQHLEHRLFVDHATENCKSNVLYKGALQGKDAHTVWVGDVLIRKEAKGTNSYEANRNLVLTEGARADSVPNLEIETGLIDGAGHASTTGRFDDEHLFYLMSRGIDEKTARRLVVRGFLNEIVQQIRVPEIEERLAETIERELAATDN, from the coding sequence ATGACTGATACCGCAACTCACTTAACGGGCGAAAAGGCCCGCATCGGTGCCCCGAGCATCGCCGGGTTCACCGAAGAGGGCGAAAACCTTTCGCCGTTGAACGCAGCAGCATCCCCGATCGGCGGCGACGCCTCCAAGGCGCACAGCCACGGCGGCGGAGCAGGCATCCCGGATTCCTCGCGTGCAGGTCGCAAGACCAGCTACAACGTCGAGGACTTCCCGGTGCTGACCGGTCGTGAAGAGGACTTCCGCTTCACCCCGCTCAAGCGAATGGGCGGCCTGCACAAGAATGAGCTGACCGGGGTTGCCCCCGCGTTGACCGTCGAAGGCGCCAACGTCTCCACGCTGGAAACCGTTGCCATGACCGACGCACGCGTCGGTTCGGCCGGCATCCCGGAGGACCGCATCTCGGCCAACGCCTGGAAGCATGCAGCCGAGGCCAAGATCGTCACGATCCCGGCGAACTCCACCGGCGAACAGGTCACCTTGACCTACACCGGCACCTCGCTCGAGGCCGCGGCCAGCCACATGGTGGTCATCGCCGAAGCCAACTCCGAGTCCGTGGTGGTCATTGACCACGTCGGGTCCGCGGTGCTGGCCCAGAACATCGAATTTGATGTCCGCCAAGGTGCCAAGCTGACCGTGATCTCGCTGCAGGCCTGGGCCGAGGACGCCATCCACGCATCCTCCCACCTGGCCAAGGTCGGCAAGGACGCGCACCTGAAGCACGTCGCAGTCACCTACGGCGGCAACCTGGTGCGCATGACCCCGTCGGCGCACTTCGATGGCGAAGGCGGAGAGGTTGAGCTCTTCGGACTCTACTTCGCGGATGCCGGACAGCACCTGGAACACCGCCTGTTCGTGGACCACGCGACCGAGAACTGCAAGTCCAACGTGTTGTACAAGGGTGCCCTGCAGGGCAAGGACGCGCACACCGTGTGGGTCGGCGACGTGCTGATCCGCAAGGAAGCCAAGGGGACCAACTCCTACGAGGCGAACCGCAACCTGGTGCTCACCGAAGGCGCACGCGCCGACTCGGTGCCGAACCTGGAAATCGAGACCGGCCTGATTGACGGTGCCGGACACGCCTCGACCACCGGACGCTTCGACGACGAGCACCTCTTCTACCTGATGAGCCGCGGAATCGACGAGAAGACCGCACGCCGCCTGGTGGTGCGTGGCTTCCTGAACGAAATCGTGCAGCAGATCCGGGTTCCGGAGATCGAGGAACGCCTGGCCGAGACGATCGAGCGCGAGCTCGCCGCCACGGACAACTAG
- a CDS encoding metal-sulfur cluster assembly factor gives MSVSNETTSGSAETALEDVEEALKDVIDPELGVNIVDLGLLYGLKYADDGALLIDMTLTTAACPLTDVIEEQVGQALESVVDSYRLNWVWMPPWGPERITDDGRDQMRALGFNI, from the coding sequence ATGAGCGTATCCAACGAGACGACCAGCGGGTCCGCCGAGACCGCACTGGAGGACGTCGAAGAGGCGCTCAAGGACGTGATCGACCCCGAGCTCGGTGTCAACATCGTCGATTTGGGCCTGCTCTACGGGCTGAAGTACGCCGATGACGGCGCACTGCTCATCGACATGACCCTGACCACCGCTGCCTGCCCGTTGACCGACGTCATCGAGGAACAGGTCGGACAGGCACTGGAGTCGGTTGTCGATTCCTACCGCCTGAACTGGGTCTGGATGCCGCCATGGGGTCCCGAACGGATCACCGACGACGGCCGCGACCAGATGCGGGCCCTCGGGTTCAACATCTAG
- the sufC gene encoding Fe-S cluster assembly ATPase SufC yields MSTLEIKDLHVSIETEQGNKEILKGVSLVIKTGETHAIMGPNGSGKSTLASTIAGHPRYTVTSGSITLDGADVLEMSVDERARAGMFLAMQYPVEVPGVSMTNFLRTAKTAIDGVAPKLRTWTKEVKTAMEALKIDAEFASRNVNEGFSGGEKKRVEILQLELFKPKFAILDETDSGLDVDALKVVSEGVNRAQEQNEMGTLLITHYTRILRYIKPDFVHVFVDGKIAEQGGAELADRLEEEGYDRFLNVPA; encoded by the coding sequence ATGTCTACTCTGGAAATCAAGGACCTGCACGTCTCCATCGAGACCGAGCAGGGCAACAAGGAAATCCTCAAGGGCGTTTCCCTGGTCATCAAGACCGGCGAAACCCACGCCATCATGGGCCCCAACGGTTCGGGCAAGTCGACGCTGGCCTCGACCATTGCCGGGCACCCGCGCTACACCGTCACCTCCGGATCGATCACCCTTGACGGTGCCGACGTCCTGGAGATGAGCGTTGACGAGCGTGCACGCGCCGGCATGTTCCTGGCCATGCAGTACCCGGTGGAGGTTCCTGGCGTTTCGATGACCAACTTCCTGCGCACCGCCAAGACCGCCATCGACGGGGTTGCCCCGAAGCTGCGGACCTGGACCAAGGAAGTCAAGACGGCCATGGAAGCACTGAAGATCGATGCCGAGTTCGCCTCGCGCAACGTCAACGAGGGCTTCTCGGGCGGCGAGAAGAAGCGCGTGGAGATCCTCCAGCTCGAGCTCTTCAAGCCGAAGTTCGCCATCCTGGACGAAACCGACTCCGGCCTGGACGTCGACGCCCTGAAGGTCGTCTCCGAGGGCGTCAACCGCGCACAGGAGCAGAACGAGATGGGCACGCTGCTCATCACGCACTACACCCGCATCCTGCGCTACATCAAGCCCGACTTCGTGCACGTCTTCGTTGACGGCAAGATCGCCGAGCAGGGTGGCGCAGAGCTGGCGGACCGCCTCGAGGAAGAGGGCTACGACCGCTTCCTGAACGTTCCGGCCTAG